From the Blastopirellula marina genome, one window contains:
- a CDS encoding tetratricopeptide repeat protein, which produces MRIIFCLLAISWTGLWLTPDQAGQRYFDKRRFAEAAATFEDPLWQGAAWYRAGEFEKATQSFARVPTAEGKFNEGNSWLMLGKYDQAIASYDQALKKRPEWKEARENLELAKIRRDRIKQEGGDLGDQKEGADQIVFDKKKEGGQETQVDGEKATSDAAVQAIWLRQVQTKPADFLKAKFAYQYANDAEDSSP; this is translated from the coding sequence ATGAGAATAATATTCTGCTTGCTGGCCATCTCGTGGACTGGTTTATGGTTGACGCCTGATCAGGCCGGCCAACGCTACTTCGATAAAAGGAGGTTTGCCGAAGCGGCTGCGACTTTTGAAGATCCCCTTTGGCAGGGAGCGGCTTGGTATCGAGCCGGTGAGTTCGAAAAGGCGACCCAGTCGTTTGCTAGGGTTCCCACCGCCGAAGGAAAGTTTAACGAAGGAAACTCCTGGTTGATGTTGGGTAAATACGACCAGGCAATTGCGAGTTACGATCAAGCTCTTAAGAAACGCCCCGAATGGAAGGAAGCGCGAGAGAACCTGGAACTGGCCAAAATTCGCAGGGATAGGATCAAACAGGAAGGGGGCGACCTGGGAGATCAGAAAGAAGGGGCCGATCAGATTGTATTCGATAAGAAGAAAGAGGGAGGACAGGAGACCCAGGTTGACGGTGAAAAGGCCACCTCGGACGCCGCTGTACAGGCCATTTGGCTGCGGCAAGTGCAAACCAAACCGGCGGACTTCCTCAAGGCCAAGTTCGCATATCAATACGCGAACGACGCTGAGGATTCTAGCCCATGA
- a CDS encoding VWA domain-containing protein yields MFVFAHPWLLLILPLPWLLRLMLPPMDSNCVAVRVPFGERLTAVLGNAETTSTGRRLTRPLVVSLVVWTLLVAALARPQWIEPPITKEIPTRDLLLLVDLSGSMDQKDFVNAKNEKVDRLTAVKEVLGDFLLRRKGDRVGLVVFGDAPYLQAPFSTDLSLAKRLLDECQVGMAGPRTALGDAIGLGVNLFDNSNAPAKTMIALTDGNDTKSLVPPVEAARVAAQRDIQIFTVAIGDPQTTGEDKLDEQTLRDVSLATGGSYYFAADRNALAGIYDELDKINVHEVKTVSHRPRHDLYIWWLLAALLISMIDKLVVTFKEKRSRAKVNAASRVNVNPRTGKLEVVS; encoded by the coding sequence ATGTTTGTTTTTGCCCATCCCTGGCTACTGCTTATACTGCCGCTTCCGTGGCTGTTGCGACTGATGCTGCCCCCAATGGACAGCAATTGCGTGGCAGTTCGTGTTCCCTTCGGCGAACGCCTGACGGCCGTGCTAGGTAACGCAGAAACAACCTCTACGGGCCGCCGGCTCACGCGCCCCTTGGTGGTTTCTTTAGTGGTCTGGACATTGCTGGTCGCTGCGTTGGCTCGACCCCAATGGATTGAACCACCGATCACCAAGGAGATTCCCACGCGTGATTTATTGCTGTTGGTCGATCTTTCCGGTTCGATGGATCAAAAGGACTTTGTCAACGCAAAGAATGAAAAGGTCGATCGGCTCACGGCTGTGAAAGAGGTTCTGGGTGACTTCCTCTTGCGACGTAAGGGAGATCGCGTCGGTCTGGTAGTCTTTGGAGACGCTCCATACCTTCAGGCTCCCTTTTCAACTGATTTGAGCCTCGCGAAAAGATTGCTAGACGAATGCCAGGTTGGCATGGCAGGGCCGAGAACTGCCTTAGGAGATGCAATTGGTTTAGGCGTCAACTTATTTGACAATAGCAATGCTCCAGCAAAGACGATGATTGCGTTGACCGATGGAAACGATACCAAGAGCCTGGTGCCGCCGGTCGAAGCTGCTCGAGTAGCGGCGCAGCGCGACATTCAGATCTTTACCGTCGCGATTGGCGACCCGCAGACGACGGGCGAAGACAAGCTCGATGAACAGACCCTGCGCGACGTGTCCTTGGCAACCGGCGGTTCCTATTACTTCGCTGCAGACCGTAATGCACTCGCTGGCATCTACGACGAACTCGATAAGATCAACGTGCATGAAGTCAAAACGGTAAGCCATCGCCCTCGACACGATTTGTATATATGGTGGCTTTTGGCGGCGCTATTGATTTCGATGATCGACAAGCTTGTCGTGACCTTCAAGGAAAAGCGATCTCGCGCGAAAGTCAACGCGGCAAGTCGCGTAAATGTCAATCCACGAACCGGGAAGTTGGAGGTTGTTTCATGA
- a CDS encoding DUF58 domain-containing protein, whose translation MDDRIQISLEEMVLLKADARGFSLLPRQPVSSLLAGRHASRLRGRGLAFEELRQYHQGDDVRTIDWKATARLRSPQVRIYSEERERPVLFVVDQRSPMFFGSQRTMKSVAAAELVAIGAWRALDSGDRVGGIVFSEQEIVQVRPHRSQTRMLQLFHETVRFNKQLTSSETIAGTHTLNDALRNAANIANHSHLVVVVSDMDGADEQTEKLTTQIAAHNDVLVVAVYDPLGAALVGSPGMIAADRGQMWDIPDSSHFSEAFLQSFQERLDKWTQLFHNLRVPVLPITTAVPVAVQIRSLLGDRTGK comes from the coding sequence ATGGATGATCGAATTCAAATTTCGCTGGAAGAAATGGTGTTGCTCAAAGCAGACGCTCGGGGCTTTTCATTGCTGCCGCGACAGCCGGTCTCTTCCCTCCTGGCAGGTCGGCACGCCTCCCGGCTTCGCGGACGCGGTCTAGCATTCGAAGAACTGCGACAATATCACCAAGGAGACGACGTTCGCACGATTGATTGGAAGGCCACGGCTCGTCTACGTTCTCCCCAGGTGCGAATCTACAGTGAAGAACGTGAGCGTCCTGTCTTGTTCGTCGTCGACCAGCGATCTCCTATGTTTTTTGGAAGCCAGAGGACCATGAAGTCGGTTGCTGCCGCCGAACTGGTTGCCATCGGTGCGTGGCGGGCCTTGGATTCGGGAGATCGCGTTGGCGGCATCGTTTTCAGCGAGCAAGAAATCGTCCAGGTTCGTCCGCATCGCAGCCAAACTCGCATGCTACAGCTGTTTCATGAGACCGTTCGTTTCAACAAGCAATTAACAAGCAGCGAAACGATCGCCGGCACGCACACGTTGAACGACGCTTTAAGGAATGCCGCGAACATTGCCAATCACAGTCACCTCGTGGTGGTTGTCAGCGATATGGATGGTGCCGACGAACAGACCGAAAAGTTGACGACGCAAATTGCGGCGCACAATGACGTACTCGTTGTCGCAGTTTACGATCCACTGGGGGCCGCTTTGGTCGGCTCGCCGGGGATGATCGCGGCTGATCGTGGTCAGATGTGGGACATTCCGGACAGTTCGCATTTTTCGGAAGCATTTCTTCAGTCGTTCCAGGAGCGACTCGATAAGTGGACGCAACTGTTTCATAACCTTCGCGTACCTGTCTTGCCGATCACTACGGCGGTTCCGGTTGCGGTTCAGATTCGTTCCTTGCTCGGAGACCGGACTGGAAAGTGA
- a CDS encoding AAA family ATPase, with the protein MDARESFLQLSDSLNQAVLGQTEVVERLLIALLANGHVLMEGLPGTAKTRSIKTLSKLIDSQFSRIQFTPDLLPSDVTGAEIYREQNGTFDFQQGPIFGNLVLADEINRAPAKVQAALLEAMEERQVTVASQTHPLPDLFLVMATQNPIEQEGTYPLPEAQMDRFLLYVRVNYPASDNELAILRLVRSEKSGQNEATTARISQEVIFSARKEVNAIHVAEGAEKYIVDLVLGTREPDRYEGDLPKWIRIGASPRGTIALDAAARAHAWLQGQDFVSPDNIRAVAPACLAHRVHLTYEAEAAGVTRTDVINTLLKVVVPT; encoded by the coding sequence ATGGACGCTCGTGAATCCTTTCTTCAACTATCGGACTCGCTCAATCAAGCTGTCCTGGGACAGACGGAAGTCGTTGAGCGACTGCTGATTGCCTTATTGGCCAATGGTCACGTGTTAATGGAAGGTTTGCCTGGTACGGCGAAGACGCGTTCCATAAAGACTCTCTCAAAATTGATCGACAGCCAGTTTAGTCGCATTCAATTTACGCCTGACCTGTTGCCTTCCGATGTCACAGGTGCCGAGATCTATCGCGAGCAAAACGGTACATTTGATTTTCAGCAAGGCCCGATCTTCGGCAACCTGGTCCTGGCTGACGAAATCAACCGTGCTCCAGCCAAGGTTCAAGCGGCGCTATTGGAAGCCATGGAGGAACGTCAGGTAACCGTGGCATCGCAAACGCATCCACTGCCAGACTTGTTTCTCGTGATGGCAACCCAGAATCCGATCGAGCAAGAGGGGACGTACCCATTGCCGGAAGCGCAAATGGATCGGTTCTTGTTGTACGTACGCGTCAATTATCCTGCGAGTGACAACGAACTGGCCATCCTGCGACTTGTGCGAAGTGAAAAGTCCGGCCAAAACGAAGCTACCACGGCGAGGATCTCGCAAGAGGTGATCTTTTCAGCGCGGAAGGAAGTCAATGCGATTCATGTGGCAGAGGGAGCAGAGAAGTATATTGTTGATCTTGTTCTCGGAACGCGAGAGCCAGACCGGTACGAAGGGGATTTGCCCAAATGGATTCGAATCGGTGCGAGCCCTCGCGGAACTATTGCTCTGGATGCTGCTGCCAGGGCACATGCGTGGTTGCAAGGGCAGGACTTTGTCTCCCCCGATAACATACGTGCGGTTGCCCCAGCTTGCCTGGCGCATCGCGTTCATTTGACTTATGAAGCGGAGGCCGCTGGCGTTACTCGAACAGACGTCATTAACACGCTGTTGAAAGTCGTGGTTCCTACGTAA
- a CDS encoding BatD family protein, producing MMVLRLIVWLAVLVSASLAMGADVKPVTLRLPDQDKTFWVGQRIPVFVEIRAKGTFSGATNFSLPQILQSVFVQVGNPVVSSEEHDGDSWFVQVHEFALFTQSSGSIEIPAFSVRYSNHDGFTGPVTSHNEIVPQAKLEVKSPPDRESHGFLVTTDKIDISETWQPKPGSVKQGDIAVRTITQSADQMIGMALAPPPNQTIDGIQVYPGTPTVSLAMERGEFLGTRTDEITYRFDKAGTLSIPEVTYTWWDPDKQQYHSHTLPAVDFEVAAVVQPGSATDTAKNSTHWLVWLPISLALVGLGAWQYPKLKVWGASIWQKLNPPDKVATRQLLQACRTHDVQQAEIAWAQWQSTQMQPLDLSKDLEDAVNELHRVIYGAGPHVPWNGNALAHAFERQRRNELKCQLASDSALPQMNPAN from the coding sequence ATGATGGTCCTTCGATTGATCGTGTGGCTGGCTGTCCTCGTGTCGGCCTCATTGGCCATGGGGGCCGACGTGAAGCCCGTGACCCTTCGCCTGCCTGATCAGGATAAGACGTTCTGGGTTGGTCAGCGAATTCCCGTTTTTGTCGAGATTCGAGCCAAGGGTACGTTCAGCGGAGCAACGAACTTTTCGTTGCCACAGATTCTTCAATCGGTCTTTGTCCAAGTTGGTAATCCGGTCGTTTCGTCGGAAGAGCATGACGGAGACTCGTGGTTCGTGCAAGTTCACGAATTCGCGTTGTTTACGCAATCATCTGGAAGTATCGAGATTCCGGCATTCTCGGTTCGATACAGCAATCATGATGGTTTCACTGGCCCAGTGACCTCTCATAACGAGATAGTGCCTCAAGCGAAGTTGGAAGTGAAATCACCTCCGGATCGAGAGTCGCACGGCTTTCTGGTGACGACCGATAAGATTGACATTTCCGAGACTTGGCAGCCGAAGCCTGGCAGCGTGAAGCAAGGAGACATTGCCGTTCGGACGATCACGCAGTCAGCCGACCAGATGATCGGCATGGCACTGGCCCCCCCTCCGAACCAGACCATCGACGGAATTCAAGTCTATCCCGGAACCCCCACGGTTTCTCTCGCAATGGAGCGGGGCGAATTCCTCGGAACAAGAACGGACGAGATAACCTATCGTTTCGATAAAGCTGGCACACTTTCCATTCCTGAAGTGACCTACACCTGGTGGGATCCTGATAAACAGCAGTACCACTCACATACGCTGCCTGCGGTGGATTTTGAAGTCGCGGCAGTTGTGCAGCCAGGAAGCGCAACAGATACTGCCAAGAATTCAACGCACTGGCTAGTCTGGCTGCCTATTTCACTTGCGTTGGTCGGCCTTGGAGCCTGGCAGTACCCCAAGCTGAAAGTTTGGGGAGCCTCGATTTGGCAAAAACTGAATCCACCGGATAAGGTTGCTACTCGACAACTGTTACAAGCATGTCGCACGCATGACGTCCAGCAAGCTGAGATCGCCTGGGCCCAGTGGCAATCGACACAGATGCAGCCCTTGGACCTCTCAAAGGACCTGGAGGACGCCGTCAACGAGCTTCACCGCGTTATCTATGGAGCCGGACCGCATGTGCCATGGAATGGCAACGCATTGGCACATGCCTTTGAGCGGCAACGCCGTAACGAATTGAAATGTCAGCTCGCAAGCGATTCTGCATTGCCGCAGATGAATCCGGCGAACTGA
- a CDS encoding VWA domain-containing protein: protein MIESISQFHFIRPGWLLLVPLAIGLWSLWLRSSEPLRGWRSQIAPALLKALTVGGHAAHSQQARWLLAGWLLAVIAIAGPTWRREPSPFAEESPPLMILLKADKGMEPANQQPTSLERAKLKIADLANARKGQPLGLIVYAGSAHLVLPPTKDTAVIAEMASDITSSIMPAAGDRLDLAIDEARRIMTSENVSGSFLVIADAVDTDTQQLAAAEKGSHGNGIQILAITDNDPSKLRSIQNAASTLHGSIVELAIDGSDITTIVHKADRTSFASVAGEETRWQEAGYWLVPILVILMALTFRRESSQLSGGAS from the coding sequence ATGATCGAATCGATCTCTCAGTTTCACTTCATTCGCCCCGGCTGGCTGTTGCTGGTGCCCCTGGCCATTGGGTTATGGTCGCTGTGGCTGCGAAGCTCAGAGCCCTTACGCGGCTGGCGTTCGCAAATTGCTCCTGCACTACTAAAAGCCCTGACGGTCGGAGGCCATGCCGCACACTCGCAGCAAGCCCGTTGGCTGCTCGCGGGCTGGCTGTTAGCTGTCATCGCAATCGCTGGACCTACCTGGCGAAGGGAACCAAGTCCGTTCGCCGAAGAGTCGCCACCGCTGATGATCTTGCTGAAAGCTGACAAAGGCATGGAGCCGGCTAATCAACAACCGACGAGTTTGGAACGAGCCAAGTTGAAGATTGCCGATCTAGCGAATGCTCGAAAGGGGCAGCCTCTGGGATTGATCGTCTACGCAGGCTCCGCTCACCTCGTGCTTCCTCCCACCAAGGATACCGCAGTGATTGCCGAAATGGCCTCGGACATCACTTCCAGTATTATGCCAGCCGCCGGTGACCGGCTCGATCTGGCCATCGACGAGGCGCGAAGGATCATGACTTCGGAGAACGTCTCCGGTTCGTTTCTCGTTATCGCCGATGCCGTCGACACGGATACTCAGCAACTGGCTGCCGCGGAAAAGGGCTCGCACGGTAACGGGATTCAGATTTTGGCCATTACAGACAACGATCCGAGTAAGCTGCGTTCGATTCAAAACGCGGCAAGCACGCTGCATGGTTCGATTGTGGAATTGGCGATCGATGGCTCGGATATCACGACCATCGTTCACAAAGCGGATCGAACTTCGTTTGCCAGCGTTGCGGGTGAGGAGACACGTTGGCAAGAGGCTGGTTACTGGCTTGTTCCAATTCTTGTGATCTTGATGGCATTGACCTTCCGGCGTGAGTCGTCGCAACTCTCGGGAGGTGCTTCATGA
- a CDS encoding DUF4381 domain-containing protein — MTDDPASLDLLHDIVVPPEVPWWPLAPGWYILFAIALLSLTYWAYRCWAKWQANAYRRVALQELSAAGSIADVSQLLRRTALKIAPRPVIASLTGSEWPEWLATCFPEPMPDACRTQLADGGYARVSSSSDLETLKEYAHRWIKLHHPPEVCSEVKPQA; from the coding sequence ATGACAGACGACCCTGCAAGTCTCGATCTTCTCCACGATATCGTCGTTCCGCCAGAGGTGCCTTGGTGGCCGCTCGCTCCTGGCTGGTATATCCTGTTCGCGATCGCGCTGCTCAGTTTAACGTATTGGGCCTATCGATGTTGGGCAAAGTGGCAGGCCAATGCTTACCGTCGAGTCGCGCTTCAGGAACTTTCTGCTGCCGGTAGCATCGCCGACGTCTCCCAGCTTCTTCGCCGTACTGCTTTGAAGATCGCGCCTCGTCCGGTCATCGCCTCCTTGACCGGAAGCGAATGGCCTGAGTGGTTGGCAACCTGTTTCCCCGAGCCTATGCCAGATGCATGCCGGACGCAACTGGCCGACGGGGGCTATGCCCGTGTGTCGTCGAGCTCTGATCTGGAGACGTTAAAAGAATATGCCCACCGCTGGATCAAGTTGCACCATCCACCTGAAGTTTGCAGCGAGGTAAAGCCACAGGCCTAA